Proteins found in one Ovis canadensis isolate MfBH-ARS-UI-01 breed Bighorn chromosome 20, ARS-UI_OviCan_v2, whole genome shotgun sequence genomic segment:
- the MUCL3 gene encoding mucin-like protein 3 yields MARSPSRLYPLDARSNILQAEGTPAYSLKQPSSSDMAQPAHCIRSVFGLQCVFLFLLTSQEAGHGEKITSGHERTTGSPETPTEHEGKTTGTHYKTTGGSAKSTRHQEKTTYVTETIKAPIKLTENPAKNTAATENIRPAAKVTGDASISTTSPCTSNTEASRYVPTGSSTPPRSIVSEAPDNKSHPQQNKDDSQGGVPEGETEGTDSFPAWAIVVVILLSVILLLVFIGLIVLASYLARTRRALIQNTENNDSENAGGSNSYPVYLMEQQTLGPSQTPGPR; encoded by the exons CTGAGGGGACCCCAGCCTACAGCCTCAAGCAGCCGTCCAGCTCCGACATGGCCCAGCCAGCCCACTGCATCCGCTCCGTCTTTGGCCTCCAGTgcgtcttccttttccttctcacctctcaggaggcag GACACGGAGAAAAGATCACATCGGGCCATGAGAGGACCACAGGAAGCCCAGAAACGCCCACAGAACATGAAGGAAAGACCACAGGGACCCATTATAAGACCACAGGCGGTTCAGCAAAATCTACTAGACATCAAGAAAAGACCACATATGTCACTGAGACCATAAAAGCTCCAATAAAACTCACAGAAAATCCAGCAAAAAACACAGCAGCTACAGAGAACATAAGACCTGCAGCGAAGGTCACAGGAGACGCATCTATCAGCACTACATCTCCTTGTACCAGTAACACTGAGGCTTCCCGATATGTACCCACTGGTTCCTCTACACCCCCCAGGTCGATCGTGTCAGAAGCCCCCGACAACAAGAGCCATCCACAGCAGAACAAAGATGACTCACAAGGAGGTGTCCCTGAGGGAGAAACGGAAGGGACTGATTCCTTCCCTGCATGGGCCATAGTGGTCGTGATCCTGTTGAGTGTGATTCTCCTTCTGGTGTTCATCGGCCTGATTGTCCTG GCCTCCTACTTGGCTCGAACACGCCGTGCACTGATCCAGAACACTGAGAATAATGACTCAGAGAATGCTGGGGGTTCCAATTCCTACCCAGTTTACCTGATGGAGCAACAGACTCTCGGCCCATCCCAGACCCCTGGCCCACGATGA